One window from the genome of Desulforamulus ruminis DSM 2154 encodes:
- a CDS encoding phage late control D family protein — translation MDAPRAIMEVAGVNVRWNDLLDIQVDNTLYLAADSFEATFRNDLLLSDWFRKNQEVRIYMGYVGNPQAWTKEELTHIFTGRIDGIKPDFSSSMTVRLLGRDYSAPMIDTEYSVAYQERTSSQVAQHLASKYGLTPRITATTAMVDRELFANKKEWEVLQALADLEGFVCYVNKNKELYFGPRQDIDEQVITKLYYRLDGYSNCRITFDDSAVGVVNKVTVRHWTGKNKRLIEASAVNESLLAAMGGQVKERIVYVAKATTVALAQSYAEKKLQEWSRQVVTGEGLSALNLMLEAERKTLCQGYGRFSGEYYVEQARQILSKQEGARTEFTITNIRPDTAEQYRQDLYDQNEKRM, via the coding sequence ATGGACGCACCCAGGGCCATCATGGAAGTGGCCGGAGTGAATGTCCGCTGGAATGATCTCCTGGACATCCAGGTGGACAATACCCTGTACCTGGCGGCGGATTCTTTTGAAGCCACCTTCCGGAATGACCTCCTGCTGTCGGACTGGTTCCGGAAAAACCAGGAGGTCCGGATATACATGGGCTATGTCGGGAACCCGCAGGCCTGGACCAAAGAAGAACTGACCCATATTTTCACCGGGCGAATCGACGGCATTAAACCGGATTTCAGCAGCAGCATGACGGTGAGACTCCTTGGCCGGGACTATTCCGCCCCCATGATCGACACGGAGTATTCCGTGGCCTATCAGGAAAGAACCTCCAGCCAGGTAGCCCAGCACCTGGCCAGCAAATACGGACTCACCCCCAGGATCACCGCCACCACGGCCATGGTTGACCGGGAGTTGTTCGCCAACAAAAAGGAATGGGAAGTCCTGCAGGCCCTGGCGGACCTGGAGGGGTTCGTCTGCTACGTGAATAAGAACAAAGAGCTTTACTTTGGTCCCCGGCAGGATATAGATGAACAAGTCATCACGAAACTATATTACCGCCTGGATGGATACAGTAACTGCCGCATCACCTTTGATGATTCCGCCGTTGGGGTGGTGAATAAGGTGACGGTTCGGCACTGGACCGGGAAGAATAAACGGCTGATTGAGGCTTCCGCTGTCAATGAAAGCCTGCTGGCGGCCATGGGCGGGCAGGTGAAAGAACGGATTGTGTATGTCGCGAAAGCCACCACCGTGGCCCTGGCGCAGTCCTATGCGGAAAAAAAGCTCCAAGAATGGTCCCGCCAGGTGGTGACCGGCGAGGGTTTGAGCGCCTTAAATCTGATGCTGGAAGCCGAGCGAAAAACCCTTTGCCAGGGTTATGGCCGGTTCTCCGGGGAGTATTACGTGGAGCAGGCCCGGCAAATTCTATCCAAACAGGAAGGTGCCCGGACG
- a CDS encoding LysM peptidoglycan-binding domain-containing protein codes for MDVYLNDFKFTPGPKQKISFSNPRVLAKLDIPGTPDYQDMGEDETILSWSGALVSENAYQDAIQLESMKDAGLPVQLLVSDCPELSKLVRIRKFDWDLVRLEYVGYTIELVAVPPPPPVYLEVVTLVEPVQTEASPPAEEKTHTVVAGDTLWAISGKYLGNPLRWREIAQLNGVKDERKLQIGTVLKIPG; via the coding sequence TTGGATGTATATCTGAATGACTTTAAATTTACACCCGGCCCCAAACAAAAAATCTCATTCAGCAATCCCAGGGTTCTGGCCAAACTGGACATTCCCGGAACCCCGGATTATCAGGACATGGGCGAAGATGAAACCATCCTCTCCTGGTCCGGGGCGTTAGTTTCGGAAAATGCCTATCAAGATGCCATTCAGTTAGAAAGCATGAAAGACGCCGGGCTGCCGGTGCAACTCCTGGTGAGCGATTGTCCGGAACTGTCCAAGCTGGTGCGTATCCGGAAGTTTGACTGGGATTTGGTCCGTCTGGAATACGTTGGGTACACCATTGAACTGGTGGCCGTTCCACCCCCGCCCCCGGTCTATTTGGAAGTGGTCACCCTGGTGGAGCCCGTCCAAACAGAGGCTTCTCCCCCGGCAGAGGAAAAAACTCATACCGTGGTGGCCGGGGATACCCTCTGGGCCATTTCCGGAAAGTATTTGGGCAATCCGCTTCGCTGGAGAGAAATCGCCCAATTGAACGGCGTAAAAGATGAAAGAAAGCTTCAGATCGGAACCGTTCTGAAGATACCGGGGTGA
- a CDS encoding phage tail tape measure protein — protein MSSTTMTVALVLTAMNNMGPNINSARRMISGLSTNIEDAQRKLQKYQELRDSGMNHLRGAAVMAIPLEESIRNATKFESVMKNVELANYDSTVPLNLQEEQLEKLSELALQLGADTAFNNTEAAQAQRALLRNGMEYEDVMTGGAKASMYLAQTAEIAATAAADAVSQITNMFQLNGSQLMQVADDINRAANASSAEVQAIMHDMQQVGGTAHIMGLQAKETTLLLGTLHNMGLGDSSGNYLNDMLINLDKVTPKAQKALYSMGWLKDAQVSYTKTGKMQISGGENSLFDERGQLRSAQHLVNSLRAALAGVNLEGLYNANGELLPAEEIDQLIESSNKLQVLQNFKDVFGIQGMRAAIALAQNGKGSYEEMVQKAERMKAIDEQVAEMQGTLAGMFESLMGSWETLMTSSGSPMIDEMKSFVKWATNTTNAVMEWTKANPEATRAILRLVGGMALIRGSMGLFNVIRGFFGPILIFLSNFASKAQGLYTAFKYFRQGNGIFRALWSAIAFGHPLLTKVGNVLGGFGKKALTVGAQALLAGARIALAWLIGLGPVGWIILGVTAAIAAGVAAWKTNFGGFRDWVISWASKVVDVINKVRTAFGKDPVHFNWMDKPSIGDFKAQEYQKPQVLSNSGGNDNRKYEFNIQSTDPKGAAREVHNLLGGSVLDKYQLSRDPRLQDPVLVK, from the coding sequence ATGTCCAGTACAACCATGACGGTAGCCCTGGTCCTGACGGCTATGAATAACATGGGTCCGAATATTAATTCCGCTAGGAGAATGATTTCCGGACTTAGCACCAACATTGAGGACGCGCAAAGGAAACTGCAAAAATATCAGGAACTACGGGATTCCGGAATGAATCACCTGCGTGGTGCCGCCGTGATGGCCATTCCGTTGGAAGAGTCCATCCGCAATGCCACCAAATTTGAAAGCGTAATGAAAAACGTTGAACTGGCCAATTATGATTCCACGGTCCCGCTGAACCTGCAGGAGGAACAACTGGAAAAGCTCTCGGAGCTAGCCCTGCAGTTGGGCGCAGACACCGCCTTTAATAACACGGAGGCGGCCCAGGCCCAGCGGGCGCTCCTCCGCAACGGCATGGAGTACGAAGATGTCATGACCGGCGGGGCAAAGGCGTCCATGTATTTGGCGCAGACGGCGGAAATTGCCGCCACGGCTGCCGCCGACGCTGTAAGCCAGATAACCAACATGTTTCAGTTAAACGGCAGCCAGCTCATGCAGGTTGCCGATGATATTAACCGGGCCGCCAATGCTTCCAGCGCGGAGGTCCAGGCCATCATGCACGATATGCAGCAGGTCGGCGGTACTGCGCACATTATGGGCCTGCAGGCCAAGGAAACCACCTTGCTTTTAGGCACCCTGCACAATATGGGTCTGGGGGACTCTTCAGGGAACTATTTAAATGATATGCTGATCAACCTGGATAAAGTCACCCCCAAAGCCCAAAAGGCTTTGTATTCAATGGGTTGGCTGAAGGACGCCCAGGTATCCTATACCAAGACCGGCAAAATGCAAATTAGCGGCGGGGAAAACAGTCTTTTTGACGAACGGGGTCAACTCCGCAGCGCCCAGCACTTGGTGAATAGCCTGCGGGCCGCATTGGCCGGGGTGAACCTGGAAGGCTTATACAATGCCAACGGGGAGTTGCTGCCGGCGGAAGAGATTGACCAACTTATTGAAAGCAGCAACAAGCTGCAAGTCCTGCAAAATTTTAAAGATGTGTTTGGTATCCAAGGGATGCGGGCGGCCATTGCTTTAGCCCAAAATGGCAAAGGCAGCTATGAAGAAATGGTGCAAAAAGCCGAACGAATGAAGGCTATTGATGAGCAAGTTGCTGAAATGCAGGGGACTCTGGCTGGTATGTTTGAATCCCTGATGGGATCCTGGGAAACTCTTATGACTTCCTCTGGAAGTCCAATGATTGATGAAATGAAAAGCTTTGTTAAATGGGCCACAAACACAACTAATGCAGTAATGGAATGGACTAAGGCAAATCCAGAAGCAACAAGAGCAATTCTAAGACTTGTTGGAGGGATGGCGTTAATAAGAGGTAGTATGGGTCTATTTAATGTAATAAGAGGTTTTTTCGGTCCAATACTAATATTTTTATCAAACTTTGCCTCTAAAGCCCAGGGCCTCTATACCGCCTTTAAATACTTCCGCCAGGGCAACGGTATTTTCCGGGCACTTTGGTCCGCTATCGCCTTTGGCCACCCGCTACTGACCAAGGTTGGCAATGTGCTGGGCGGATTTGGGAAAAAGGCCCTTACGGTGGGTGCTCAAGCCCTATTGGCCGGTGCCCGGATAGCCCTGGCCTGGTTGATCGGCCTTGGCCCGGTGGGCTGGATTATCTTAGGAGTTACGGCGGCCATTGCCGCCGGGGTGGCTGCCTGGAAAACAAACTTCGGCGGCTTCCGGGATTGGGTCATTTCCTGGGCCAGCAAAGTGGTGGATGTGATTAACAAGGTCCGCACCGCTTTTGGGAAGGATCCGGTTCATTTTAATTGGATGGATAAGCCCTCTATCGGGGATTTCAAAGCCCAGGAATATCAGAAACCGCAGGTTCTTAGCAATTCCGGGGGAAATGACAACCGAAAGTATGAGTTTAACATCCAGAGCACGGATCCGAAAGGGGCCGCCCGAGAAGTGCACAACCTCCTGGGGGGATCCGTTTTGGATAAATACCAGCTTTCCAGGGATCCCCGGCTGCAGGATCCGGTCCTGGTGAAATAG
- a CDS encoding phage tail tube protein gives MMGHKLQGFDISVTVVGSNGPDLVGEYQEVEFTIKEDAEKYLALGDRIAENLDGEISIEGKLKRGHTQLDIIRRIWGTTSLKRGSRIPASPRFTIIFNVDAPEKGFSGRYRLLNCKIDELAIKAKAGKDLVSEDISFKAEGIEPA, from the coding sequence ATGATGGGGCATAAGTTACAGGGGTTTGATATTTCGGTGACCGTGGTAGGCAGTAACGGCCCGGATCTGGTGGGCGAATATCAGGAAGTTGAATTTACCATCAAGGAGGATGCTGAAAAGTACCTGGCCCTGGGGGACCGGATCGCGGAGAACCTGGACGGGGAAATCTCCATTGAGGGGAAGCTGAAGCGCGGACACACACAATTGGACATCATCCGGCGTATTTGGGGAACGACCTCGCTGAAGCGGGGTTCCCGGATCCCTGCTTCCCCGAGGTTTACCATTATCTTTAATGTGGATGCGCCGGAAAAAGGATTTTCCGGGAGATACCGACTATTGAACTGCAAAATTGACGAACTGGCCATTAAGGCCAAGGCGGGCAAAGACCTTGTTTCAGAAGACATTAGCTTTAAAGCCGAAGGAATTGAACCGGCTTAA
- a CDS encoding 4Fe-4S binding protein encodes MIQVKENCPGCGLCLEVCPVKALALERGKAVVGNQCIDCGLCIPHCPVRQLETGPEPAPTRQKKTKTEVTDDGA; translated from the coding sequence ATGATTCAGGTAAAAGAAAATTGCCCGGGGTGTGGTTTGTGCCTGGAGGTTTGCCCGGTGAAGGCGCTGGCCCTGGAACGGGGCAAGGCGGTGGTTGGCAATCAGTGCATTGACTGCGGCCTGTGCATCCCCCATTGTCCGGTGCGCCAACTGGAAACGGGTCCGGAACCGGCTCCCACCCGGCAGAAAAAAACGAAAACGGAGGTGACGGATGATGGGGCATAA
- a CDS encoding phage tail sheath N-terminal beta-sandwich domain-containing protein, with the protein MEYIQPRVAIDESDVGTRPTQAVSLSAIGLVGTFSKGPVNQAVTIGSLEQLVTTFGGYTEGLTGYLSALAALNQGASDLKIVRIGGTAMKAAEKIYKDASAADSIKVTAASPGTWGNDIKVAVAAGTAASTFKLVVIYGSQSETLDNLTLENLNNVNSQFVTVSKVTEATNLPQNIASTPLAGGNDGAAAADGDYIGTLDENGKRSGLKVLETVQVGLVLCAQQHSATVQNALLTHCAGASIGQGLRVAILNPVQNLSVDAAAATTASMDAARGILTYPWVEPVELPGQYVAPDGYYAGLLSVLRSNQSPSNKQIQGILSAERMLSEAEVKTLTLARISPISLVPGRGFRVRNGVNLASDSAWSQTCIRRASDQLEMEVFAAIQWAISEENTPELRTAVAAQLDALMLVKKLNREIYDYKPTLCDDSNNTSETIAARILNVAVRPRFTYPADYVDVYIQRQIGSAS; encoded by the coding sequence ATGGAATACATTCAACCTCGCGTTGCCATTGACGAATCAGACGTTGGCACCCGGCCTACGCAGGCGGTGAGCCTTTCCGCCATCGGCCTGGTGGGGACTTTCTCAAAGGGGCCGGTGAATCAGGCGGTAACAATCGGCAGTTTGGAACAGTTGGTAACGACCTTTGGGGGATATACCGAGGGCTTGACCGGGTACCTCTCCGCTTTGGCGGCATTGAACCAGGGTGCCTCGGATTTAAAAATTGTTCGCATTGGCGGTACCGCGATGAAGGCGGCGGAGAAGATTTATAAGGATGCCTCTGCAGCGGACAGCATCAAGGTTACCGCTGCTTCTCCCGGCACCTGGGGCAACGACATCAAGGTGGCGGTGGCCGCCGGAACCGCGGCCAGCACGTTCAAGCTGGTGGTGATCTACGGCAGCCAATCGGAAACCCTGGATAACCTGACCCTGGAGAATTTGAATAACGTAAATTCTCAGTTTGTCACCGTTAGTAAGGTGACAGAGGCGACCAACCTGCCTCAAAACATTGCTTCCACGCCGCTGGCCGGGGGCAATGACGGAGCCGCCGCGGCGGACGGGGATTATATTGGAACCCTGGATGAGAACGGGAAACGAAGCGGTTTAAAGGTACTGGAAACGGTGCAGGTTGGTCTGGTGCTTTGTGCCCAGCAGCATAGCGCCACAGTACAAAACGCCCTGTTGACTCATTGCGCGGGGGCTTCCATCGGCCAGGGTCTCCGGGTGGCGATACTGAACCCGGTCCAAAATCTTTCGGTCGATGCCGCGGCGGCCACCACCGCCAGTATGGACGCTGCCAGGGGGATTTTAACGTATCCCTGGGTGGAGCCGGTGGAGCTTCCCGGCCAGTATGTGGCTCCGGATGGCTATTACGCCGGGCTGCTTTCGGTGCTGCGGTCGAATCAAAGCCCCAGCAACAAGCAGATTCAGGGAATTCTCTCTGCCGAGCGGATGCTGTCCGAGGCGGAAGTGAAAACCCTGACCCTGGCCAGGATCAGTCCCATTTCCCTGGTACCGGGCCGTGGGTTCCGGGTACGGAACGGTGTAAACCTTGCTTCGGATTCCGCCTGGAGTCAGACCTGCATCCGGAGAGCTTCGGACCAATTGGAAATGGAGGTATTCGCCGCCATCCAGTGGGCTATTTCCGAGGAAAACACGCCGGAGCTTCGGACCGCTGTGGCCGCGCAGTTAGACGCGCTGATGCTGGTCAAAAAGCTTAACCGGGAGATTTATGATTATAAGCCTACTCTTTGCGACGATAGCAACAACACGTCAGAAACCATTGCCGCCCGGATTTTAAACGTGGCCGTTCGGCCCAGGTTTACGTACCCGGCGGATTATGTGGATGTCTATATTCAGCGCCAAATTGGCTCTGCGTCGTAG
- a CDS encoding phage virion morphogenesis protein codes for MKFEIQVQDLEPIQAMIGLLIQRGAKMKPFMRQAGEIMRASVTRNFEAEGRPSRWKALSPITREIYEGQAVDRLQGTKGYQNLKRESTRRRHEQAAMGKVGGRKLLHGQGDLKKSIVLGRITDTSAEVGSPLPYARIHQKGGTIVPRHKKALCIPMGGEKFLYVKKVTIPAREYLLLQKEDEITITRALDHFMLGGLSDA; via the coding sequence GTGAAATTTGAAATTCAAGTCCAGGATTTGGAGCCTATCCAAGCCATGATTGGGCTGTTAATCCAGCGGGGGGCAAAAATGAAACCCTTCATGCGGCAGGCGGGGGAGATTATGCGGGCGTCGGTCACCCGGAACTTTGAGGCCGAGGGCCGTCCATCCCGCTGGAAAGCCCTTAGCCCAATCACCCGTGAAATCTATGAAGGCCAGGCGGTGGACCGGCTGCAGGGAACCAAAGGGTATCAGAATCTGAAGCGGGAATCCACCCGGCGCAGGCATGAGCAGGCCGCCATGGGAAAGGTCGGCGGCAGAAAGCTCCTGCACGGCCAGGGGGACTTAAAAAAGTCCATTGTGCTGGGCCGGATCACCGACACCAGCGCCGAGGTGGGATCTCCCCTCCCGTATGCCCGGATCCACCAGAAAGGCGGTACCATCGTACCCAGGCATAAAAAGGCGCTTTGTATCCCAATGGGGGGCGAAAAGTTCCTGTATGTAAAGAAGGTGACCATCCCGGCCAGGGAATATCTGCTCCTGCAGAAGGAAGATGAAATCACCATTACCCGCGCCCTGGATCATTTTATGTTAGGAGGGCTTTCCGATGCCTAG
- a CDS encoding phage protein Gp36 family protein, whose translation MKLAGSAPASLKMYCTPEEVRGDNELLRADEVFSDEMILPYIIKAQQRMDVKLAKRYVVPISEPVPGILQSIAVDMAAGFTLVGEIASRLSQEVLNLGNGKIRRAESDLADVVRDGLLDGLPGVQLAGAGSSTTPAMASTTPEKSPLERALNW comes from the coding sequence GTGAAGCTGGCCGGGTCAGCCCCGGCCAGCCTGAAAATGTATTGTACTCCAGAAGAGGTTCGGGGCGATAACGAGCTTTTACGGGCGGACGAAGTTTTCTCCGATGAAATGATTCTTCCGTATATCATCAAAGCTCAGCAGCGTATGGATGTAAAACTGGCCAAACGGTATGTGGTGCCCATAAGTGAGCCGGTACCGGGGATTCTGCAGTCCATTGCCGTGGATATGGCTGCCGGATTTACCCTGGTGGGTGAGATCGCTAGCCGCCTCTCCCAGGAAGTGCTGAATCTGGGAAACGGAAAGATCCGGCGGGCGGAATCCGATCTGGCGGACGTGGTCCGGGACGGCCTCCTGGACGGGCTGCCGGGGGTGCAGTTGGCCGGGGCCGGTAGTTCCACCACCCCGGCCATGGCCAGCACCACACCGGAAAAAAGTCCGCTGGAAAGGGCGCTGAACTGGTGA